The Carassius auratus strain Wakin chromosome 27, ASM336829v1, whole genome shotgun sequence genome includes a region encoding these proteins:
- the LOC113046093 gene encoding beta-1,3-galactosyltransferase 2-like → MQWKRRHRYCSVALFLIVLVFAGGFVITKKESSFLLNISSSEEMRVARILKEEPYEYILNEPNACLQRAPFLVLLIEVEPKKTDARDAIRKTWANESVAGGLGFIHLFFIGVNNDTQIDGSKLQHTIEEESHRYHDIIQQDYRDTYNNLTLKTLMGMYWITKYCPEAKYVMKTDSDMFVNTEYLIEKLLKTKGQPMQKYFTGLHMSNFSPHRNKESKWYMPREMYPGKRYPTFCSGTGYVFSGDVAQRIYVTSLTIPRLHLEDVYVGICLAKLKIEPTPPPNEHLFNHWRVAYSSCRYSNLITSHGFHPNEIIQYWQHLQSNKHNPCQQTG, encoded by the coding sequence ATGCAATGGAAGCGGAGGCACAGATACTGCAGTGTGGCCCTTTTCCTCATAGTGCTCGTGTTTGCTGGAGGCTTCGTTATTACAAAAAAGGAAAGCTCCTTTCTTTTGAACATCAGTTCGAGTGAAGAAATGAGAGTGGCAAGGATACTTAAAGAGGAGCCTTATGAGTACATCCTCAACGAGCCGAATGCATGTCTGCAGCGAGCTCCTTTCTTAGTGCTTTTGATTGAGGTTGAGCCCAAGAAAACGGACGCCAGGGATGCCATCAGGAAAACGTGGGCCAATGAAAGTGTGGCTGGGGGTTTGGGTTTCATCCACCTTTTTTTCATAGGTGTTAACAATGACACCCAAATAGATGGCAGCAAACTGCAGCACACAATAGAGGAAGAAAGTCATCGATATCATGATATCATCCAGCAAGATTACAGGGATACTTACAACAACCTTACTCTGAAAACACTGATGGGGATGTACTGGATTACAAAGTACTGTCCAGAGGCCAAATACGTCATGAAGACAGACAGTGACATGTTTGTCAACACTGAATATCTCATAGAAAAACTCCTAAAGACCAAAGGGCAACCAATGCAGAAGTATTTCACAGGACTTCACATGTCAAACTTCTCCCCACACCGAAACAAAGAGAGTAAATGGTACATGCCCCGAGAAATGTACCCTGGTAAGCGATACCCCACCTTTTGCTCTGGGACTGGGTATGTCTTCTCAGGCGACGTGGCCCAAAGGATATACGTGACATCTCTGACCATACCCAGACTGCACTTAGAAGATGTTTACGTGGGTATATGTCTAGCTAAACTAAAGATAGAGCCAACGCCACCACCAAATGAACATCTGTTCAATCACTGGCGAGTGGCCTACTCTAGCTGTAGGTACAGCAACCTGATCACCTCTCATGGGTTTCATCCCAATGAGATCATCCAGTACTGGCAGCACCTGCAGAGCAACAAGCACAATCCCTGCCAACAGACTGGGTAG